A region from the Bradyrhizobium erythrophlei genome encodes:
- a CDS encoding response regulator transcription factor, which translates to MITEPKKRDIALVVDDSPETLRLLTDALDGAGMTVMVAMDGAAAMRIVDQITPDIVLLDAVMPGIDGFETCRRLKRDAGLSNVPVIFMTGLAETEHIVRGLEAGGVDYVTKPIVIEEMLARIRVHLANARLTQSARAALDVSGRFLLAVNRLGTIMWATPQAQKLLSANLAASPNDELVLPEPMLQWLEQAQNGKSGSKTPAMASFPDNEQLQLQYMGKLGPNEFLLRLAKESSTNLPAEFSSELGLTTREGEVLSWLSKGKTNRDIAQILGLSPRTVDKHLEQIYAKLGVENRTAAAAIATSASRRNS; encoded by the coding sequence ATGATCACTGAGCCGAAAAAGCGCGACATCGCGCTCGTTGTCGATGATTCCCCGGAGACGCTGCGGCTCTTGACCGACGCGCTCGACGGCGCGGGCATGACCGTCATGGTCGCGATGGACGGCGCGGCGGCGATGCGGATCGTCGACCAGATCACGCCCGACATCGTTCTGCTCGACGCCGTGATGCCGGGCATCGACGGTTTCGAAACCTGCCGGCGTCTCAAGCGCGACGCGGGCTTGAGCAACGTGCCGGTGATCTTCATGACGGGCCTTGCGGAGACCGAACACATCGTGCGCGGGCTGGAGGCCGGCGGCGTCGACTACGTGACAAAGCCGATCGTGATCGAGGAGATGCTGGCGCGGATCAGGGTTCATCTCGCCAATGCCCGGCTGACCCAGAGCGCCCGCGCGGCGCTCGATGTGTCCGGCCGTTTTCTGCTCGCCGTCAACCGGCTGGGCACGATCATGTGGGCGACGCCGCAGGCGCAGAAGCTGTTGTCGGCCAATCTCGCGGCCAGTCCCAACGACGAACTGGTGCTGCCCGAGCCCATGCTGCAATGGCTCGAACAGGCGCAGAACGGCAAGAGCGGGTCGAAGACGCCGGCGATGGCGTCATTCCCCGACAATGAGCAGCTGCAGCTGCAGTATATGGGCAAGCTCGGCCCGAACGAATTCCTGCTGCGGCTCGCCAAGGAGTCCAGCACCAACCTGCCCGCCGAATTCTCCAGCGAACTCGGCCTGACGACGCGGGAGGGCGAGGTGCTGTCGTGGCTGTCGAAAGGCAAGACCAACCGCGACATCGCGCAGATCCTGGGCTTGAGCCCGCGGACAGTCGACAAGCATCTCGAGCAGATCTACGCCAAGCTCGGCGTCGAGAACCGCACCGCCGCCGCCGCCATTGCGACCAGCGCGAGCCGGCGGAATTCGTGA